A genomic region of Papaver somniferum cultivar HN1 chromosome 7, ASM357369v1, whole genome shotgun sequence contains the following coding sequences:
- the LOC113299322 gene encoding uncharacterized protein LOC113299322 isoform X2, with product MNKIKDAGTSKREHAVMEKIKEAHRRVIVANHPHKGGSMYLAKKINEAEVLLMDEGRFQFFPCEDADDPIPRSSNGLSEEISFKILKQEVISRNVLVDECSRQVVEVEQAAMWKFLWWSGIIAVHVMVGQNIDDHSKLFSSTSSSSLCLLFPSWFAG from the exons ATGAACAAGATAAAGGATGCTGGAACTTCTAAAAG AGAACATGCAGTCATGGAGAAGATTAAAGAAGCACACAGGAGAGTGATAGTGGCTAACCATCCTCACAAGGGTGGGAGCATGTATCTTGCTAAAAAGATCAACGAGGCTGAGGTACTTTTGATGGATGAGGGTCGATTTCAATTCTTTCCATGTGAAG ATGCTGATGATCCTATCCCCAGATCTAGTAATGGCTTGTCTGAAGAAATTTCTTTTAAGATTCTGAAACAG GAAGTTATATCCAGAAATGTATTGGTTGATGAGTGTTCAAGGCAGGTTGTCGAGGTGGAGCAAGCAGCCATGTGGAAGTTTCTTTGGTGGTCGGGAATCATCGCTGTCCATGTTATGGTTGGCCAAAACATAGATGATCACTCG AAACTTTTCTCCAGCACTTCCTCCTCAAGCCTTTGTCTTTTATTTCCTTCTTGGTTTGCGGGATGA
- the LOC113299320 gene encoding uncharacterized protein LOC113299320, producing the protein MVKQRTKRKRNLECDDDDDDENANVDTMFPILLASSVNNMRTPFSRSILKKQLQKLHSVLQSQPKPIFNNSSILSILPVLLSKTLVYPSITCLILEIIGFISLSSIEDNQRIALDAEILRGLLNCLMECKSKKKVLVSVCNAVLDVSTTWIGRAKLCQAFAVQKLISVFLQDDATAKHVVQYCMGKGSSGVDELQVLVLEATITLINTCNLKQLTEIPKELVESFLRYLKEAWVSLRDEIILKNVGGCGKDGNIRLSNTRVHDLAESIFRLSINRSDCSTNCTPEVVRRNIFGPEHSEFEQFMLNYWEKSPFLFTKLSKPLNDCGDSFSSLFRSFNSKRTTSAVISSVLRGLVSCPPLPSDDLNIISFLEEVKGGLGFPMIYEQDIRVLKAVGLSNTKVKREIHYHKELTDSTVTTDHKMVDVHKCEEAFLEGYTVALRGMEFRSESTAAIADGLAVLFGQPSVGANAYLTPPQSQGLARHYDDHCVFICQLLGQKRWVVSPRQTSLLPRLYEPLRCLTGSEDGIDAFECKQFLLQEGDILYIPRGCPHEAYTMTDDDVPEKDDVSTGSSLHLTLGIEIEPPFEWEGFAHVALHCWNHKRQVNPCINQLLGGLNSVYVYLLHISIQLIGYQDSVFRKGCMVASFSLPQNKKENQLSENLDLDQRKTFSYIVDCIDKEANFLKAFQCVEEAIQEKNEEWFQRLRWLHHLDHEGVADEGFDWTSPLEGFENLLRLLYEDREDAEATFTLVKSSFCKAVAFENVCESFEMLLLKYKRTRKHYMSGMLSLHCS; encoded by the exons atggtgAAACAGCGCACGAAGAGGAAGAGAAACCTCGAATGCGACGACGATGATGACGATGAAAATGCTAATGTTGACACTATGTTTCCAATACTACTAGCATCATCTGTTAATAACATGCGCACTCCATTCAGTCGATCAATCTtaaaaaaacaattacaaaaacttcattcagttcttcaatctcaACCCAAACCTATATTTAACAACTCATCAATACTCTCAATACTCCCAGTTTTACTTAGCAAAACCCTAGTTTATCCTTCAATTACATGTCTCATTCTCGAGATTATTGGTTTTATTTCACTCTCTTCAATTGAAGATAATCAGAGAATTGCCCTAGATGCTGAGattttgagaggtttattgaaTTGTTTGATGGAATGTAAATCTAAGAAGAAAGTTTTGGTTTCTGTTTGTAATGCGGTTCTGGATGTGTCTACAACTTGGATTGGAAGGGCAAAGCTGTGTCAAGCATTTGCTGTGCAGAAACTTAT CTCTGTGTTTCTTCAGGATGATGCTACTGCAAAGCATGTTGTTCAGTATTGTATGGGAAAGGGGAGTAGTGGAGTAGATGAATTACAGGTATTAGTTCTCGAGGCCACTATCACTTTAATCAACACTTGTAATTTGAAGCAATTGACTGAAATTCCAAAGGAGTTGGTTGAGAGCTTCTTGAGATATTTAAAGGAGGCGTGGGTTAGTTTGCGGGATGAAATTATTCTGAAAAATGTGGGGGGATGTGGCAAAGATGGAAATATTCGTCTTAGTAATACGAGGGTACATGATTTGGCTGAAAGTATATTTAGGCTTTCTATCAACAGGAGTGATTGTTCTACTAATTGCACACCTGAGGTGGTCAGAAGAAACATTTTTGGTCCAGAACACTCTGAATTTGAACAATTTATGTTAAATTACTGGGAGAAATCACCATTCCTTTTCACGAAGCTCTCAAAGCCTTTAAATGATTGTGGAGATAGTTTCAGTTCTCTGTTTCGATCCTTTAACTCGAAAAGAACAACCAGTGCTGTCATTTCGTCTGTATTAAGAGGACTAGTTTCTTGTCCACCGCTCCCATCAGATGATCTAAACATCATTAGTTTCCTAGAAGAGGTTAAAGGTGGATTGGGTTTCCCTATGATCTACGAGCAGGACATTCGGGTCCTTAAAGCGGTGGGATTAAGCAACACAAAAGTGAAGAGGGAGATTCATTATCACAAGGAACTTACTGATTCGACTGTCACGACTGATCATAAGATGGTTGATGTGCACAAGTGTGAAGAAGCATTTTTAGAGGGTTATACAGTTGCTCTGCGTGGGATGGAATTCCGCTCAGAAAGTACTGCTGCTATTGCAGATGGgttggcagttttatttggtcaACCATCTGTAGGAGCCAATGCATACCTCACCCCACCTCAATCTCAGGGTTTGGCTCGGCACTATGATGACCACTGTGTGTTTATCTGCCAGCTTCTTGGACAAAAGAGATGGGTGGTTTCACCACGGCAAACTTCTCTTCTACCTCGATTGTATGAACCTCTTCGTTGCTTGACTGGTTCAGAAGATGGAATTGATGCCTTTGAGTGTAAACAGTTCTTGCTTCAAGAAGGTGATATTTTATATATACCCAGAGGTTGTCCTCACGAGGCATATACCATGACAGATGATGATGTGCCTGAGAAGGATGATGTGTCTACTGGATCTTCCTTACACTTGACACTTGGAATTGAGATCGAGCCTCCATTTGA GTGGGAGGGATTTGCGCATGTTGCACTTCATTGCTGGAACCACAAACGACAAGTCAATCCATGCATTAATCAACTGCTTGGAGGTCTGAACTCCGTTTACGTATATCTTCTGCATATTTCGATACAGCTAATTGGTTACCAAGATTCTGTTTTCCGAAAAGGTTGCATGGTTGCCTCATTTTCACTGccacaaaataagaaagaaaaccaGCTGAGTGAAAATCTGGATCTGGACCAGAGAAAAACATTTAGTTATATTGTAGACTGTATTGACAAAGAAGCAAACTTCTTGAAAGCATTCCAATGCGTGGAAGAAGCAATTCAAGAGAAGAATGAAGAGTGGTTTCAACGATTGAGGTGGCTCCATCATCTTGATCATGAGGGAGTAGCAGATGAGGGTTTTGACTGGACTTCCCCTCTggaaggatttgaaaaccttctGCGTCTATTATATGAGGACAGAGAAGATGCAGAAGCTACATTTACCCTAGTTAAGTCAAGTTTCTGCAAGGCCGTGGCATTTGAGAATGTCTGTGAAAGCTTTGAAATGCTGCTTCTGAAGTACAAAAGGACTAGAAAGCACTACATGAGTGGGATGCTTTCACTGCATTGCTCTTGA
- the LOC113299322 gene encoding uncharacterized protein LOC113299322 isoform X5, giving the protein MNKIKDAGTSKREHAVMEKIKEAHRRVIVANHPHKGGSMYLAKKINEAEVLLMDEGRFQFFPCEGLTDADDPIPRSSNGLSEEISFKILKQVVEVEQAAMWKFLWWSGIIAVHVMVGQNIDDHSKLFSSTSSSSLCLLFPSWFAG; this is encoded by the exons ATGAACAAGATAAAGGATGCTGGAACTTCTAAAAG AGAACATGCAGTCATGGAGAAGATTAAAGAAGCACACAGGAGAGTGATAGTGGCTAACCATCCTCACAAGGGTGGGAGCATGTATCTTGCTAAAAAGATCAACGAGGCTGAGGTACTTTTGATGGATGAGGGTCGATTTCAATTCTTTCCATGTGAAG GATTGACAGATGCTGATGATCCTATCCCCAGATCTAGTAATGGCTTGTCTGAAGAAATTTCTTTTAAGATTCTGAAACAG GTTGTCGAGGTGGAGCAAGCAGCCATGTGGAAGTTTCTTTGGTGGTCGGGAATCATCGCTGTCCATGTTATGGTTGGCCAAAACATAGATGATCACTCG AAACTTTTCTCCAGCACTTCCTCCTCAAGCCTTTGTCTTTTATTTCCTTCTTGGTTTGCGGGATGA
- the LOC113299322 gene encoding uncharacterized protein LOC113299322 isoform X3, translated as MNKIKDAGTSKREHAVMEKIKEAHRRVIVANHPHKGGSMYLAKKINEAEVLLMDEGRFQFFPCEGLTDADDPIPRSSNGLSEEISFKILKQEVISRNVLVDECSRQVVEVEQAAMWKFLWWSGIIAVHVMVGQNIDDHSDSCWLLQQSDKIYVGAF; from the exons ATGAACAAGATAAAGGATGCTGGAACTTCTAAAAG AGAACATGCAGTCATGGAGAAGATTAAAGAAGCACACAGGAGAGTGATAGTGGCTAACCATCCTCACAAGGGTGGGAGCATGTATCTTGCTAAAAAGATCAACGAGGCTGAGGTACTTTTGATGGATGAGGGTCGATTTCAATTCTTTCCATGTGAAG GATTGACAGATGCTGATGATCCTATCCCCAGATCTAGTAATGGCTTGTCTGAAGAAATTTCTTTTAAGATTCTGAAACAG GAAGTTATATCCAGAAATGTATTGGTTGATGAGTGTTCAAGGCAGGTTGTCGAGGTGGAGCAAGCAGCCATGTGGAAGTTTCTTTGGTGGTCGGGAATCATCGCTGTCCATGTTATGGTTGGCCAAAACATAGATGATCACTCG GACTCATGCTGGTTGTTGCAACAATCTGACAAGATATATGTTGGAGCATTTTGA
- the LOC113299322 gene encoding uncharacterized protein LOC113299322 isoform X4, translating into MNKIKDAGTSKREHAVMEKIKEAHRRVIVANHPHKGGSMYLAKKINEAEVLLMDEGRFQFFPCEGLTDADDPIPRSSNGLSEEISFKILKQEVISRNVLVDECSRQVVEVEQAAMWKFLWWSGIIAVHVMVGQNIDDHSEGLMLVVATI; encoded by the exons ATGAACAAGATAAAGGATGCTGGAACTTCTAAAAG AGAACATGCAGTCATGGAGAAGATTAAAGAAGCACACAGGAGAGTGATAGTGGCTAACCATCCTCACAAGGGTGGGAGCATGTATCTTGCTAAAAAGATCAACGAGGCTGAGGTACTTTTGATGGATGAGGGTCGATTTCAATTCTTTCCATGTGAAG GATTGACAGATGCTGATGATCCTATCCCCAGATCTAGTAATGGCTTGTCTGAAGAAATTTCTTTTAAGATTCTGAAACAG GAAGTTATATCCAGAAATGTATTGGTTGATGAGTGTTCAAGGCAGGTTGTCGAGGTGGAGCAAGCAGCCATGTGGAAGTTTCTTTGGTGGTCGGGAATCATCGCTGTCCATGTTATGGTTGGCCAAAACATAGATGATCACTCG GAAGGACTCATGCTGGTTGTTGCAACAATCTGA
- the LOC113299322 gene encoding uncharacterized protein LOC113299322 isoform X1: MNKIKDAGTSKREHAVMEKIKEAHRRVIVANHPHKGGSMYLAKKINEAEVLLMDEGRFQFFPCEGLTDADDPIPRSSNGLSEEISFKILKQEVISRNVLVDECSRQVVEVEQAAMWKFLWWSGIIAVHVMVGQNIDDHSKLFSSTSSSSLCLLFPSWFAG; this comes from the exons ATGAACAAGATAAAGGATGCTGGAACTTCTAAAAG AGAACATGCAGTCATGGAGAAGATTAAAGAAGCACACAGGAGAGTGATAGTGGCTAACCATCCTCACAAGGGTGGGAGCATGTATCTTGCTAAAAAGATCAACGAGGCTGAGGTACTTTTGATGGATGAGGGTCGATTTCAATTCTTTCCATGTGAAG GATTGACAGATGCTGATGATCCTATCCCCAGATCTAGTAATGGCTTGTCTGAAGAAATTTCTTTTAAGATTCTGAAACAG GAAGTTATATCCAGAAATGTATTGGTTGATGAGTGTTCAAGGCAGGTTGTCGAGGTGGAGCAAGCAGCCATGTGGAAGTTTCTTTGGTGGTCGGGAATCATCGCTGTCCATGTTATGGTTGGCCAAAACATAGATGATCACTCG AAACTTTTCTCCAGCACTTCCTCCTCAAGCCTTTGTCTTTTATTTCCTTCTTGGTTTGCGGGATGA